In Thunnus thynnus chromosome 17, fThuThy2.1, whole genome shotgun sequence, the genomic window GGatattttctacagttttttttaatgaatcagTCCTCTTTTATACCTACAGACTACACTTTGCATagtaaaagaatgaaaatatggaaaaaagaaaagtaactTCATGGATGTAAGTTATGTGTATACATAAATTAGGTTTCATTGTTAAAAGTAAGATCAACAATagcaacagacagacagtgaactGACTTCAGATACTCCAATCTACAGTGttgactctccagaaaatcacacagctgcttcacgtctgaatcctgcagcttgttgtgaCTCAGTcgcagctctctcagatgggaggggttggacttcagagctgagaccagagaagcacaactGATCTCTGACGAACTGCAGtcactcaatctgaataaacaataaaagatgtagataaaaatccatttataataatcagatgtgttcaggttcaAAATTACTATGTCCTAATCAatttttcactaaaatgagTGAAGTGACTTTATCATTGTGATACTGTGGATCAGTAtaatgtcagccttctacatacatcattaaaatgtcaccacaacattcagacacctATTCAtatcaacactgattcataaaaattactttaaacACTTGCATTGATCTTTCTCTatccccctgtgtgtgtgtgtgtgtgtgtgtgtgtgtgtgtgtgtgttttgaaggatcaatatcaatgatcagacatttttcattaaaacacattaagggatataatacagaaatatttctCTTTCAGATGTTAGCTGAGGggatcttctgtatacagatgtgactcttcaccaaaaaatataaatatgaatttacagcagacattttctacagtttctttaagaatAAGTAATTTTTTATAAACAGATTAAACATTGTTCAGTAAAAAGTTCAAGtatgaagaaataaattaaCTTCATGGATGCAAATTATGTGTGTACATAAATAAGGTTCACTTGTTAAACAAAGatcaacaataataacagaCAGTGAGTgcactgacctcagagtctccagtctacagtgtggactctccctaagatcagacagcagcttcacatctgaATCCTGCAGATTGTTTTCACTTACATCCAGCtgtctcagatgggaggggttggacttcagagctgaggccagagaagcacagctgatctctgacaacctgcagtcacacaatctgaataaagaataaatgatgtcactttAAGGGACAAGGTTTATGCTTGAAATTattcaatgtttcataatctgctcagagctgaagaaggtttAGAATGTAGAGGTTTAGAAAATTGactaaaaactgtcaaatacaaacagtgaaaaggAGCTCTCATTAGTACTACTATTTGCTACTtcaataaagacataaagacttaacctcttaaactctgcagctccaccagTGACTCTATctatacaaactcatgttgtgcagcaaaacacaagtaaaaagaacCCACAGAAATTTATTTCAGGTTCTGCTCAAGATCCCAACGTTTACAAAAGATACCAAATATATCAGGATGGATTTTAGGAAAATAGGAGGAAAAGGGTGTTCAATATatctaaaatatttacatttaatagaATGGTGTCACCATAAAAAAGATCAGGCATCTTATGgtttaatatttcagtcagtATAAACACTGCATAACTTCATAAAAGTGTTGGAACAAGTAAATACACAATATTATATTTGGTGCTGTCTGATTGAGTTTGTTGGTTTAAATGTGAAGGtgaaatttaatgtaaaaaacaagAGTTTAAGAGTttcagagtgaattatccaATGTAGAATTTTTCTGGTTCTATGAAgattttaaatgtgcagctatggactaaaccactgaggaagaaaatagactttaCCATTAAGATActcagtgtggatcagcataATATCAACTTTATGTCTGTAGGTTAGTGTCACTGCAACTTTCACATCATATAACttcagcacagaagtaaaaaatggtcagacctcagagtctccagtctacagagCGGATTCTCCAggaaatcacacagcagcttcactcctgaatcctgaagGTCATTTTTACTCaaatccagctctctcagatgggaggggttggacttaagagctgagaccagagaagcacagctgctctctgtcaATCTGCAGTAACACAATCTGAAGAATGAATGATGTagataaaaatcaatttataatCTAATCAAATGTGTCGAGGTTTTAcatgtgtagttcaacattactatgtcctcatcaatCAGTGTTTACATTTGCTGTAGTAACCCGTTTACTGTAAATCTTTGTGTAAATGCAGCAGGTCTGTTATCAGATTTCTCTACTAAAGCCGACCTTACTCTGGAAGTGTGGCTCACGGATTTGAACTGTATTAGTGAAAGAAATCTCTGCtttctgactttgttttatGGTTTTGGTATGAGTGTTTGTATCAGAGCAGATTCACAGCACAGtgagaggaggacagacagagtAGAACTCTTCCTCAAAACGTCAaagtgtctgaatttaacaaatatttaaatgttcagtGCAGGAAACcaacttatttagacttctacAGGCTGCTCTGTGTTAGTATCAGTTTTAGTTGGACTTTagatggatttattttaaatatgaggaCGCATCACTTTGTGCAATGatctctgctttcatccagctgCACTGCTATTATTTTCTCTGCCTGCAGTCCTTTACCTGCACATGCTCACATGTAAAAAGCCAATACATGACAGAGAAATCAGAGTTTTACAGGAGAAATCTACCTGTGGAAaccatttttcttgtttgttgttgtgtaggtaaaaatccaatcagatgtgttcaggttttaaatgtgtagttcaacattactatgtcctcatTAATGAGCTTTTCCCTAAAAAGCTCAGAGCTGGTCgccacaacattcagacacttattcatgtcaacactgattcataaaaaatacttaaacACCCGCATtgatctctctctttctctgtgtatgtgtgtgtttgtgtgtgttctgaaggatcaatatcaatgatcagacattattaattaaaacacattaaagaatataataaagaaatatttaaatattatagATAATACttgagaggatcttctgtatacagatgtgactctttaccaaaaattctaaacatgaatttattttaacaattaacagtggacattttctacatttcctTTAAGAATCAGTCACTCTTTTATTAGAGATTAAACTTTGTTCAGTAAGAAAcgaaaatatggaaaaaagaaaattcactTCATGGATGTTAAGTTttgtatgtacataaattaggttcagtttttaaacattaagTTCAACAACcgtaacagacagtcagtgaactgaccccagagtctccagtctacaatttggactctccagaaaatcacacagcagtgTCACTCCTGGATCATACAGGAAGTTGTCACTCAGATGCAGCTCTCttagatgggaggggttggacttcagagctgaggccagagaagcacagctgatctctgaaaTTCTGCAGCAacacaatctgaataaagaataaatgatgtagtgGTTTCATCAAATGAgatgtgttcagtttttaaatgtgtagttcaacattacttTGTACTCATCGATGACCTTTTCTCTAAAATGAGTAGAGggactttgtcattgtgttattgtggatcatcataATGTCAGCCTTGTACtaacatcatccaaatgtcactACAACATTCAGACATCTATTCATGTCAACATGGATTAATAAAATACTGCTGAACTCAGTCAAGTCTGTAATTAGAGGATCAATATGAAATCAGACATTTTGGACTAAAAACCTGTTCATTGTTTATTACATGACCTCCCTCCTCCTGTATTGGGTAGTTTAATAGGTATGtgtaattaaatgttattgGTGGCAGTAATTATTCTTATTGTCCATGCTGACTGTGAAGTGGTCTCTTCCAAACACTGCTACACTGTAGGAAATTAGTTTACTAGTTCAGCAGAAGCTAATATTAGGCTTTGACAGTCTGCTAGACACCCACTTGATTGGTCTGACTCAAAGTTACAGACtatttagtacaaaattccctctttgagTTACGATCccttcactgcagctcagcaaagaaacactgaagagACACAAAAGATACTAACTTGATATGggtaactcagactgctgaagcctcagtTTAAACCTTGGAAATCAGTTTTACACAGAACAAGACTGGAATTtgaattcatgaaaaaaaatttaattctACAGATTTGTGCTCGGGCAAATCTCGAAAAATGTATGAACTAAACATTTGAAACTTAAGTGAAGGATTTGAACTgaatatatagaaaaaacaTTACCAAAATTACAGCCGGAGTATttacctcagagtctccagtatACAGTTTctactctccagtccagcacaCACCAGCTTCACTGCTGAATCATCTAGGTATCCATTGTAGCTCAGGTCCAGATCTCTCAGAAGGGAAGgcttggacttcagagctgaggccacaacttcacagtgagtCGCTGAGAGTCCACAGTGAGAAAGTCTGTCATGACACACATATTACAACATATTATCATGaagaacattttatatttacttcaatgtaaatattttatttaatgatgagACAGTTTGACATTGCCCATTTTGATTAACATTTGCTGTCACATCAGTGgttcagctgaaaaaaaaattctgagcCACTTTATTCCTTTAATGGAAAGCAACAGTTAAGACATAACCAGAAACAAGTATAAAGAGAGACAGGGAATGACATGTAACAAAAGTCCACCACTGAATTCAAACCACAAACATTGCGGTTCTCATTCATAGTCTTGTTTTGATGTCTCACAATGTGATACACCCCCTGGGTATTCCTCAGAAGCATTTATCTCACTATGCCAAACCTGATTGGCTGGTGATTGCAACATCCATGTCAGGTGGTTCCACCTACCTTTAAATAGCTTAAACTACGACGCAGGCGTCATTCAAACACCTCTTAACTGTCCACAGACCAGAGCTATCTCGGCTAAACATTCCAGCGCCAGGCGCTAGCTACCTCAATACACTTTGACTCTCCAGCTTTCACCAAACACTGGAGTGCTCTTTTACCTAGCCATACTATGGCCAGGTCTTCAATGGTCTTGACTACCCACTGCAGTAGCTTGGGTGATTCACCAAGCGTTCACACTCGCATACCAAGTGGGTTGGCGAGACGCTCGGCTCCCACAGGATTAACACGCCAGCTATTTTGCCATTCTTCTCTATTAGCGTGCCTGCTAGTGAAGATGGATGTTACCCTCCCTCACACCAAAGGAGACAGAGACTCCGGGCCTCGACTTTGCCATGTGTACACATAGTCTGAAGAATGTGTGAGGTGCGCACATTCTCACTGCACattctgtgtttgtatataccagtttatgtgcaggaaatggcgtatgcattttttttttgtgcatgtgcattGTTTATGCATCCGGCCCCAGGACTGCTCATGCTGCCTCGGGCTGGAACATGCCCGGCTGGACATCGAAGCCCCTGCTTCATGCAGGCACTGTGCCTGCTTCACCATCAAGAGTCTTTGAAGATGGCTTGAATAATAACAAGCCTTACTTGTCTGTCAGCAACATGCAAGTTGATGACGGGGAGATGGTGGGGACAGACATGGATGCCGGGCCACGCACCAGCACTATCACTAGCTGGGGCTCACAGGTGGACCTAGCCACGCTGCTGCTACCTTTGGAAGACATGTTGGAGTTGAACTACAAAGACGATGATGAGGACACCTTGGGATTCCTCATATCAGGGGAGGACAACTTGGACAAGTCGTTCATCACTTCCACTCAGGTTGCAAAACCTAGAGCTGGGTCTGCCTCCCAGGCAGAGATGAGAGCATACCAGCTTCATTCAGCCCGATTCAGGGGGCTGAATGGGTTTTCTTGGTTATGTTATAAATTATATggcatgcatcttaaccagtaggctaccagaGCACTCCACTCAGTTAATCGTATCTCACTGTGTTTCAATGAAACAATAActctcatcactctctctcatacttgcagacttttaatctttgttttgctttaatctTGAGGATGAAAGGAGGCCACCttgaacagaaaaatatttttactgtcCGCTTTTTTCAACTTGACTCCAGGATATTTTCAGTTCAACTGAGTGAACAGTTACAGTTGAGAAAGATCATCTCTCATTGCTAGCTACCTGCTGTCAGGTTCACATCCATAAGtccataaaaatatatttaaaatgtaatgtagcgctacagcctgatacacagtcagattccactttatcattaTTAAGGAAATGTACATCtggtaaatgatgaaataatagACAACActcaataaaactttattgtgttaacttattgacacttttcctgctcttttttttttaaagataaatgttcagggtccacacacacatgcattcatatCTCTAcgtccactggattaaaatgtaggctctgttttttatttgcttgttgccatggtgactcatAGTATCGCAGCTccattgatgatggcttttttcattcatcacgCACACGATTACCtcagagtgaacatactcagagttgattgaactgactCTGATGAGCTGTTATGAATccgaaaactctgagtttcccaTCTTGgggttcatcaactcagagCTAAgggttagactcagagtttgttgaacctgctttctAAAACAGGCCcctggtccagaggcagcaaagcaggccCAAACCTTAATAATACCACCACCATatttcacagatgggttaaggtTTTTATgttggaatgcagtgtttgctcatcgccaaacataacgcttctcattcaagccaaaaagtttgattttttttaatctcatttgtttaactgatgtctctttatctagtttttggacttgaatggaaatctgatcacgttttaggtcatatttatggaGATATacagcaaattctaaagggttcacaaactttcaagcagcactgtatgttATGATAAAATGCTGCTGTAACAAAACCTCAGTCAACttccttcatttgttttaccaGATTTGAATGACGCATCGTCACCCAAAGGAatataaacagaagaaaaaaactgtagaaTCCAATAATTActagaaataaatagaataaatgtgttgaataacttaacagctataaacacaaccaactgaaaaatcaacattatttgCACTCTCAGCATTTGAATCAGCTCAAGAACATCTGTGGCTAAATATAACTGACATTTCGGCTATAAACAGGGAGAGCACTATTTTAACAACAATAAGaattttattattcatattgGAAGAACTAAACTACTAATCTACACTGATTTAAAATGCTTATCACATATGGACTTACTGAgcctttctgcagttcctcacagctgggatcagtctCCGACGTCCCTCCAGTGATGTGTTGTACCTCTCCAGGTCCAACTCatccagaacctcctctgacatctgcagcatgtaggccagagctgagcagtggatCTCAGAGAGTTCCCTCTCTGATCTGTTCGCTGACTCCAGGAACTCTTGAATCTCCTGATGTACTGAGCAGTCgttcatctccatcagacagtggaagatgttAATGATTCTGTCAGGAGAGATATCACGAGTGTTCATCTCCTTCAGGTTGTTGATGACTCTCTGGATGATTTCTGGACTTTTTTCTGTCTGACCCAGCAGGCCTCCTAAGAGACTCTGGTTGGACTCTAGAGAGAGGCCATGGAGGAAGCGAACAAACAGGTCCAGGTGgccatttttacttttgagaGATTTCTCCATGGCTCCCATAAGGAAGTCATCCAGAGATGAGtaactgtgttttttccccAGGAAGTCTTCCAGTACCTCTGTGTTGCTGCTGGTGTAACAGTGGTACatgtagactgcagccagaaactcctgaatgctcagatgaacaaagcagtagactGTTTTCTGGAAGATCACACACTCTCTTTTGAAGATCTGTGTACAAAATCCTGAGTACACCCAGGCCTCTGTGATATCAAGACCACACTGCTCCAGGTCTTTTTGgtagaacatgatgtttcctttctccagTTGTTCAAACGCCAGCCTCCCCAACTTCAGAAGGACTTCCCTGTCAGCCTCTGTCAGCTCCTGTGGACTCGTGTCATGTCCCTCATCATACTGGTGCTTCTTCCGCTTTGGCTTAACCTGTGGACTTGTCTCATGTCCCTCATCATACTTGTGCCTCTTCCTTTTTGTCTGAACTAGCAGGAAGAGTGTGTACaggtcagtcagggtcttgggcagctctcctctctgatCTGTAGTCAACATGTGTTCcagacctgtagcagtgatccagcagaagactgggatgtgacacatgatgtggaggctcctggatgtcttgatgtgtgagatgattctgctggacagctcttcatcaccgaatctcctcctgaagtactcctccttctggtcatcagtgaagcctcgtacttctgttaccctgtcaacacatgtaggagggatctgattggctgctgcaggtcgggaaGTTATCCAGACAAGAGCTAGTGGAAACAGATTCCCCTCGATGAGGCTTCTCAACAGCACATTGACTGATGAcatctgtgtgacatcagacacgACCTTCCTGTTCTTGAAATCCAGTGAAAatctgctttcatccaggccatcaaagatgaacaaaactttacAGTCAGAAAGGTGTtctgctgtgaccttctgtaatgttggatggaaTTCATGGATCAGCATGAGAAGACTGTACTTCTCATCTTTGATAAAGTTCAGCTCCCTGAACGAAAACAgaatcaccagactgacatcttggttttctgagccctctgcccagtccagagtgaacttttgaactgagaaggtttttccTACGCCAGCGACGCCGTTCGTCAGAACAACTCTGATGTATTTCTGTTGGTCAGGTAAGGCTTTAAAGATGTTGTGGCACTTGATTGGAGTGTCATGGAGCGTCTTGGAAGCTGTCTCAAGCTGTCTCACCTCATGTTGGGTGTTAACCTCTTTACTctttccctctgtgatgtagagctcagtgtagatcctgttgaggagggtttcacttcctgcttcatcagTTCCTTCAGTCACATGCTGACATCTCCTCCTCAGACTTAACTTATATATATCTAAAACCTCCTGCAGACCACTATCTgctgaaagagaggaaaaatgtagatttaaacatctatcagtgtgtttacatgtgcttATATAACCAGGTTACTCAGAGAAACTAGGTTACGTTGGTAATCGGGGAACGTGTTAACACGCACAGTAGTAACCTAGTTATTGTAaatctgtgtgtacatgcaaCAACTCAGTGATCAGATTTCTCCTCTACACTGACCTTATTCTCGAAGCATGCCTTTCTTATTTTATCAGTATTATTGATAGAAAACGTTTGTTAGTCCTGACTTTTTGTTCTGTTATGCTTTGTGTGTCTTAGTAAGAACTTTTACTCACCTCATGATTGTGTCTGAATTCAATAAACAGTAAGTTAAGTGGTGGAAACCAACTTTAGACATCTAGGAGATACTTTTttgttagtttcagttttagttggACTATACATACAAGGATGAAATAATCATTTCTATAGGCTCTCAGACAGATTTCTTGACAAAAGCGCTTAGCCTACATACTATATACATTACAGTATTACATGCAAGTTTACAAGTGATGCGCCACCTCAGTAATGCTGCCTTGTCTACTTCCACCTACAACCCACATTCATCTATAAACAAAGACCAACGACAACCCAGTGAGTGTTCAGTTGACCAATAACTCTTCCACGTAAATGCACACCGGGTCTTGCCAGATGAGACTGAAAGACGCGAAAAACGACTTTGTGAAACTAATTAACTTAAACAGTGTGGAGATAATGTCGAACAAacttaaaacatgaaacaatccttaacaaaataattattgaGGAACTGTACAGTTAACTGAACACAGAAGACACAGCACCTCTGTGGACATGCCCGAGTTCTGCAGCCTCTGGAGCCCGGGGACCTGCAGAATTATCGGGGTCTCGATGATGGAGGTCTGTTGGTGGAAGAAGGGTATGCatataattactgtaaacaaatgaCTATGGCAGAGAAATCAACATTCCCCAGGAGAAATCTACCTGGGGAAATAAGGTTTCTCCTATCCCCAAACCCCATTACAGTAACCAATAATGGTTACTTTGTAGGACCACCTGTCAGAATGACGTCACTTCCCCCCTGACAAGagttcattcatgttttccagAGTAAGACCCACAAAATTTCAATGATCAAATGACAACTCCCCAAATTACCCACGGTATGAAACCAGCCTAGTTCAACCAATACCAACCAATAGTGTCTGTTGATCAGCGGAGGAGATAGCGCCAGATTTACCGTGGACATCGGTTCACATACTTATGTCAGCATTGTTATATGATCATTTAGTCTGACTTCATGTGTATCTGTTCCATTACTTAATAAACCTACTCAAATTAAGGGTGAGACTTTAATGTAatatcaattattttatttttaattgaatgtgctgaagcacagaACCTGAGGAACAAAAATGAGtatgtgtaactgtccaaatacttactgtgtgtactgtatctaaaattatgaaaaatataaagaaataggCTGTTTTTCCTCACAGATCTACTGTCTGGAAgtcatgttatgtttttctcttcctATGACTGACCTTCTGCTCCTGAGCCGATGTTTGGCAATTCCCTCACCAGATCATTCCTGCTGATCTTCTTTAAAATGCTCTTGATCACCTCCACAGCTCCAGCAAATTCATATTTATGCACCATCAGATCCACCACGTCCTGCCTCTTTGTCTCTGACAGCTGGCTCTCTTTGATGGGCGAGATGTTGCCTAACTTTTCATACTTCAGGGACCACTTGAACTTCTTAAATTCATCATCTGTTAAATCTTCCAGAACGTTAAGGAGGTCCATCTCCGTCATCTTGGCTCTCTGGTAAAATCAGAGAACACTGATTAAAGaacagttgtgtttctgtctgccaGTAGGAACTCATTCTGTGTTTCTACTGTAATAACAAGAGGATCTTCAGTGAAAACATCTTACCACAAGTCTACTCAGTAGCGGTTCTGGAGCTTTCTATCAGATCGAgttttctcagttgtcatgaaaatgtacatgttaaaatttacatttttctggcTTAAATGTTGAGAATAAAAGTTCAATCTTAAACAACAGTCAACAAAGTCGAGTTAGACCTCTGCTTTCACAACTCacctgtttgttgttgttcagtgaTTTCTGGTGTCTTTACATGTTTTGAATGGTTCATCAACGCTGGTGTGAAAGTTGTCAACCGAGAGTGCGTGAAAATGAGGGTCTTGTTTCAAAGTGCacttatgtgtgttttttttgttctgtgaaaacaaaagacaaaccaCAGGATTTTAATAGTTGGCTacatatgtgtttttgtcattaattaaaagttaaactACTGTTAACTGCTGAACGCAAAACTGTCAAGGAAGTGATCATATAAGTGATATGTAAGCCCAGCATTTCCccaataaaatgtgaaacaagTGAAACACAGTGACTATCCTCCTGTAATATCAGGCTTTTTCATCCTGTGTCatccttcctgtctgtctctacttATGATATATCACATTCTAGTCCTGACTAATGATGCTGATAGTATTTCTCTTTGAGCTCTCTGTGACACCagagaagataaataaatcaGCAGGTTCAGTCGGGGTCAGCCCTATGTTTCCTTATGAATGTTTTTTCCCCATCCTAATAGGCCCTATGCTCCCTAAGCATCAAAGCTGGCCTTTCCACAATTCACATAATGCGCTGTTGGGGTCCCTTGAAGGGTGGGGGTTagggtcagacagacagacagacagacaaaccaaCAAATGTAGAAACAAACGGGTCAAAACATTACCTCATTGGTGGAGGTCCTGATCTAAGGGAATATAGACATGCCATGTTCAGTCTATGATTTTGATGACTGCATGAAGAGTTTTCAGATCTCAACACCTTTTGAAGCATTTTC contains:
- the LOC137168307 gene encoding protein NLRC3-like isoform X7 → MTEMDLLNVLEDLTDDEFKKFKWSLKYEKLGNISPIKESQLSETKRQDVVDLMVHKYEFAGAVEVIKSILKKISRNDLVRELPNIGSGAEDLHHRDPDNSAGPRAPEAAELGHVHRADSGLQEVLDIYKLSLRRRCQHVTEGTDEAGSETLLNRIYTELYITEGKSKEVNTQHEVRQLETASKTLHDTPIKCHNIFKALPDQQKYIRVVLTNGVAGVGKTFSVQKFTLDWAEGSENQDVSLVILFSFRELNFIKDEKYSLLMLIHEFHPTLQKVTAEHLSDCKVLFIFDGLDESRFSLDFKNRKVVSDVTQMSSVNVLLRSLIEGNLFPLALVWITSRPAAANQIPPTCVDRVTEVRGFTDDQKEEYFRRRFGDEELSSRIISHIKTSRSLHIMCHIPVFCWITATGLEHMLTTDQRGELPKTLTDLYTLFLLVQTKRKRHKYDEGHETSPQVKPKRKKHQYDEGHDTSPQELTEADREVLLKLGRLAFEQLEKGNIMFYQKDLEQCGLDITEAWVYSGFCTQIFKRECVIFQKTVYCFVHLSIQEFLAAVYMYHCYTSSNTEVLEDFLGKKHSYSSLDDFLMGAMEKSLKSKNGHLDLFVRFLHGLSLESNQSLLGGLLGQTEKSPEIIQRVINNLKEMNTRDISPDRIINIFHCLMEMNDCSVHQEIQEFLESANRSERELSEIHCSALAYMLQMSEEVLDELDLERYNTSLEGRRRLIPAVRNCRKAQLSHCGLSATHCEVVASALKSKPSLLRDLDLSYNGYLDDSAVKLVCAGLESRNCILETLRLCCCRISEISCASLASALKSNPSHLRELHLSDNFLYDPGVTLLCDFLESPNCRLETLGLCDCRLSEISCASLASALKSNPSHLRQLDVSENNLQDSDVKLLSDLRESPHCRLETLRLSDCSSSEISCASLVSALKSNPSHLRELRLSHNKLQDSDVKQLCDFLESQHCRLEYLKLWDCSLSEISCASVVSALKSNPSHLRLLDLSNNKLQDSDVKQLCDFLESPHCRLESLKLSECSLSEISCASLASALKSNPSRMRELNLSNNNLQGSGLKLLCDFLESPHCRLEALRLRHCSLSEISCASLVSALKSNPSHLRELWLSDNKLQHSDMKLLCDFLESPHCRLEILRLLGCSLSEISCASLYSALKSNPSHLRELNLSNNELQDSGVKLLCDFLKSPHCRLEYLRLRSCSLSEISCASLASALKCNPSHLRDLDLRDNNLRDSDMKLLSNLKKSPHCRLEYLSWK
- the LOC137168307 gene encoding protein NLRC3-like isoform X8, producing MTEMDLLNVLEDLTDDEFKKFKWSLKYEKLGNISPIKESQLSETKRQDVVDLMVHKYEFAGAVEVIKSILKKISRNDLVRELPNIGSGAEDLHHRDPDNSAGPRAPEAAELGHVHRADSGLQEVLDIYKLSLRRRCQHVTEGTDEAGSETLLNRIYTELYITEGKSKEVNTQHEVRQLETASKTLHDTPIKCHNIFKALPDQQKYIRVVLTNGVAGVGKTFSVQKFTLDWAEGSENQDVSLVILFSFRELNFIKDEKYSLLMLIHEFHPTLQKVTAEHLSDCKVLFIFDGLDESRFSLDFKNRKVVSDVTQMSSVNVLLRSLIEGNLFPLALVWITSRPAAANQIPPTCVDRVTEVRGFTDDQKEEYFRRRFGDEELSSRIISHIKTSRSLHIMCHIPVFCWITATGLEHMLTTDQRGELPKTLTDLYTLFLLVQTKRKRHKYDEGHETSPQVKPKRKKHQYDEGHDTSPQELTEADREVLLKLGRLAFEQLEKGNIMFYQKDLEQCGLDITEAWVYSGFCTQIFKRECVIFQKTVYCFVHLSIQEFLAAVYMYHCYTSSNTEVLEDFLGKKHSYSSLDDFLMGAMEKSLKSKNGHLDLFVRFLHGLSLESNQSLLGGLLGQTEKSPEIIQRVINNLKEMNTRDISPDRIINIFHCLMEMNDCSVHQEIQEFLESANRSERELSEIHCSALAYMLQMSEEVLDELDLERYNTSLEGRRRLIPAVRNCRKAQLSHCGLSATHCEVVASALKSKPSLLRDLDLSYNGYLDDSAVKLVCAGLESRNCILETLRLCCCRISEISCASLASALKSNPSHLRELHLSDNFLYDPGVTLLCDFLESPNCRLETLGLCYCRLTESSCASLVSALKSNPSHLRELDLSKNDLQDSGVKLLCDFLENPLCRLETLRLCDCRLSEISCASLASALKSNPSHLRQLDVSENNLQDSDVKLLSDLRESPHCRLETLRLSDCSSSEISCASLVSALKSNPSHLRELRLSHNKLQDSDVKQLCDFLESQHCRLEYLKLWDCSLSEISCASVVSALKSNPSHLRLLDLSNNKLQDSDVKQLCDFLESPHCRLESLKLSECSLSEISCASLASALKSNPSRMRELNLSNNNLQGSGLKLLCDFLESPHCRLEALRLRHCSLSEISCASLVSALKSNPSHLRELWLSDNKLQHSDMKLLCDFLESPHCRLEILRLRSCSLSEISCASLASALKCNPSHLRDLDLRDNNLRDSDMKLLSNLKKSPHCRLEYLSWK